One window from the genome of Bradyrhizobium xenonodulans encodes:
- a CDS encoding tetratricopeptide repeat protein: MRFRNLIQLSAAVALPFLSLSAAHAATGGEPAAVVQVDVAPCLAASAADDMDKANSACASVIDNAKTAKADLVKALIARGALLARHDQIDRAIADDSRALLLDPTLADLFNARGELWLKKGDKPKAVQDFGAALRIDPNHEKARANHKAMARELERIGAQMAVAGKPSFNCRNAARAVEKAICGNRELADLDREIFASNARVIREARSVAEAKALQREQDDFIARRNAGYGRPEYDLKKAMQERLRRINGVDGY; the protein is encoded by the coding sequence ATGCGATTTCGAAATCTCATTCAATTGTCAGCGGCTGTGGCGCTCCCCTTTCTTTCGCTCAGCGCGGCCCATGCCGCGACCGGTGGGGAGCCGGCGGCCGTCGTGCAGGTGGACGTCGCGCCGTGCCTCGCCGCCAGCGCGGCCGACGACATGGACAAGGCCAATTCCGCCTGCGCTTCCGTCATCGATAACGCGAAGACGGCGAAGGCGGATCTGGTCAAGGCGCTGATCGCGCGCGGCGCGCTTCTGGCGCGGCATGATCAGATCGACCGTGCAATCGCCGACGACAGCCGCGCCCTTCTGCTCGATCCGACCCTCGCCGACCTGTTCAATGCCCGCGGCGAGCTCTGGCTGAAGAAGGGCGACAAGCCCAAGGCCGTGCAGGACTTTGGCGCGGCACTGCGGATCGATCCCAACCACGAGAAGGCCAGGGCCAATCACAAGGCGATGGCGCGCGAGCTCGAGCGGATCGGGGCGCAGATGGCGGTTGCCGGCAAGCCCAGCTTCAATTGCAGGAATGCGGCCCGGGCTGTCGAGAAGGCAATCTGCGGCAATCGCGAGCTCGCCGATCTCGACCGCGAGATTTTTGCGTCGAACGCGCGCGTGATCCGGGAGGCGCGCAGTGTCGCGGAGGCCAAGGCACTCCAGCGTGAGCAAGACGACTTTATCGCCCGCCGCAATGCGGGGTACGGCCGGCCTGAGTATGATCTGAAGAAAGCGATGCAGGAGCGCTTGCGGCGGATCAACGGAGTGGACGGGTATTGA
- a CDS encoding SDR family NAD(P)-dependent oxidoreductase, with amino-acid sequence MDRLKGKVAMVVGAGSIGPGWGNGKATAVTFARQGAQVFCVDRNGAAAEETAKIITGEGGKATAFTADVSRASEIEAMVAACLKAYGRIDVLDNNVGIAEMGSVVDVTEESWDRVFTVNLKSAYLAMKHVIPVMVKQGGGSIINISSIASIRHVGISYVSYNASKAAMNQLTRSTAIEFAKNHVRVNAILPGLMKTPMVEHSAGLANSYAKGDVEAMWRARDAQVPMGHMGEAWDVANAALFLASDESKYVTGIELVVDGGITCKAGA; translated from the coding sequence ATGGATCGGCTCAAGGGCAAGGTTGCGATGGTGGTCGGCGCAGGTTCGATCGGGCCGGGCTGGGGCAACGGCAAGGCAACCGCGGTGACCTTTGCGCGCCAGGGCGCGCAGGTGTTCTGCGTCGATCGCAACGGCGCTGCGGCCGAGGAGACCGCGAAGATCATCACGGGTGAAGGCGGCAAGGCGACAGCGTTCACCGCCGACGTGTCGCGCGCGAGCGAGATCGAAGCGATGGTGGCGGCGTGCCTGAAGGCCTACGGCCGCATCGACGTGCTCGACAACAATGTCGGCATCGCCGAGATGGGCAGCGTGGTGGACGTGACAGAGGAGAGCTGGGACCGCGTCTTCACCGTCAACCTCAAGAGTGCCTATCTCGCCATGAAGCACGTCATTCCCGTCATGGTGAAGCAGGGCGGCGGCTCCATCATCAACATCTCCTCGATCGCCTCGATCCGCCATGTCGGGATTTCCTATGTCAGCTACAACGCCAGCAAAGCGGCGATGAACCAGTTGACGCGCTCCACCGCGATCGAGTTCGCGAAGAATCATGTGCGGGTGAACGCGATCCTGCCCGGCCTGATGAAGACGCCGATGGTGGAGCATTCCGCGGGTCTCGCGAACAGCTACGCCAAGGGCGACGTCGAAGCGATGTGGCGCGCCCGCGATGCGCAGGTGCCGATGGGGCACATGGGCGAGGCCTGGGACGTCGCCAATGCCGCACTGTTTTTAGCGTCGGACGAGTCGAAATACGTGACGGGGATCGAGCTCGTGGTGGACGGCGGGATCACCTGCAAGGCGGGGGCTTAA
- a CDS encoding cation:proton antiporter, with amino-acid sequence MAPLKSVLGTIVSTFEWIIALLLGAVALSALARRIKVPYPTFLAIGGALIAFVPNSPSWTLEPDLALALFVAPVLLDAAFDTSLRDLRNNWVPVSTLVVAAVGLTTVGVAYVAHRLMPDMPWAAAIALGAIVAPPDAAAAVAILSQVKLPHRMVKVLEGESLLNDATALLIYRIAVGAVATEHLTWSQVAPTMALALVGSVIAGLLAGRIIPLFIERVTEAPSAIIVQFATTFMVWIAAEHLGLSGILTIVVYAITMARTAGARMPARLRVPSYAVWETMVFVLNVLAFMLIGMQMRPIWTRLDAEVRWEYCVAAVWILLTVVLVRLLWITFYRTTLRVLIAHGIYHPKDPRAVASPKGGLIVSWCGMRGLVTLATAFALPEDFPYRDFIVFIAFAVVLGSLVIQGLTLRPLILAFGLKDDDPVGREVARARAVAYRAALDAIEDDPSEEAEILRLEYRAILMQADDDPNGGIASGELPADPLRRRAIEAARKSIFELRATEVIGDDAFHRIEEELDRAELSAGG; translated from the coding sequence GTGGCGCCGCTCAAATCGGTTCTGGGGACAATTGTGTCGACATTCGAATGGATCATCGCGCTTCTGCTTGGCGCCGTCGCCTTATCGGCGCTGGCGCGGCGTATCAAGGTCCCCTACCCGACCTTTCTCGCCATCGGCGGCGCGCTGATCGCCTTCGTGCCGAACAGCCCGTCCTGGACGCTCGAACCTGACCTCGCACTGGCGCTTTTTGTCGCACCGGTCCTGCTGGATGCCGCCTTCGACACCTCGCTGCGCGACTTGCGCAACAACTGGGTTCCGGTTTCGACCCTGGTGGTGGCCGCGGTCGGCCTGACCACGGTCGGCGTGGCCTATGTCGCGCACCGGTTGATGCCTGACATGCCCTGGGCCGCCGCCATCGCGCTCGGCGCCATCGTGGCGCCTCCGGATGCCGCGGCCGCGGTCGCGATCCTGAGCCAGGTGAAGCTGCCTCACCGCATGGTGAAGGTGCTGGAAGGCGAAAGCCTGCTCAACGATGCTACCGCGCTCCTGATCTATCGTATCGCGGTCGGCGCAGTCGCCACCGAGCATCTGACATGGAGCCAGGTCGCACCGACCATGGCGCTGGCGCTGGTCGGCAGCGTCATCGCCGGCCTGCTGGCGGGCCGCATCATCCCGCTGTTCATCGAACGCGTGACGGAAGCCCCAAGCGCGATCATCGTGCAGTTCGCCACCACTTTCATGGTCTGGATCGCCGCCGAGCATCTCGGCCTCTCCGGCATCCTCACCATCGTGGTCTACGCCATCACCATGGCGCGCACGGCCGGGGCGCGCATGCCGGCACGGCTGCGGGTGCCGTCCTATGCGGTGTGGGAGACGATGGTGTTCGTGCTCAACGTGCTCGCGTTCATGTTGATCGGCATGCAGATGCGGCCGATCTGGACGCGGCTCGATGCGGAAGTGCGCTGGGAATATTGCGTGGCGGCGGTCTGGATCCTGCTCACCGTGGTCCTGGTGCGGCTGTTGTGGATCACGTTCTACCGCACCACACTACGGGTGCTGATCGCGCACGGGATCTATCACCCGAAGGATCCGAGGGCCGTCGCTTCGCCGAAGGGCGGCCTCATCGTCTCCTGGTGCGGGATGCGCGGCCTCGTCACGCTCGCCACCGCCTTTGCCTTGCCGGAAGACTTCCCCTATCGCGACTTCATCGTCTTCATCGCCTTCGCGGTGGTGCTGGGCTCGCTGGTGATCCAGGGCCTGACGCTGCGGCCGCTGATCCTGGCGTTCGGCCTCAAGGACGACGATCCCGTCGGCAGAGAGGTCGCGCGCGCCCGCGCGGTCGCCTATCGCGCCGCGCTCGATGCGATCGAAGACGATCCGTCGGAAGAGGCGGAAATCCTGAGGCTCGAATATCGCGCCATCCTGATGCAGGCGGACGACGATCCGAACGGCGGCATCGCCAGCGGCGAATTGCCTGCCGATCCGCTGCGCCGCCGCGCCATCGAGGCCGCGCGCAAATCGATCTTCGAGCTCCGCGCCACCGAGGTGATCGGCGACGACGCATTTCACCGGATCGAAGAGGAACTCGATCGCGCAGAATTGAGCGCGGGGGGTTAG